From the genome of Eucalyptus grandis isolate ANBG69807.140 chromosome 2, ASM1654582v1, whole genome shotgun sequence, one region includes:
- the LOC120290292 gene encoding uncharacterized protein At1g27050: protein MNRKRDKPYFSRPAASSFPISKRRRPFPRPDPSASDDPPPAPKPSPPPALVVMGLPPGSSVLDLKTQFEMYGPISRIRIDGDGVGYVTYRSKDSADAAIAASRDPSFGDFVDSEKVQVLWATDTLAKWREGVGVGVGAKEEKNGSTSKLLRAEVPLSRHGRGNKLASTIVNSQKGGGGESSLETPFQGRGIVAYDDIL, encoded by the exons ATGAACCGCAAGAGGGACAAGCCCTACTTCTCTCgccccgccgcctcctccttccCCATCTCCAAGCGCCGCCGCCCCTTCCCCCGCCCCGATCCATCCGCCTCCGACGACCCGCCGCCCGCCCCCAAGCCGTCGCCTCCCCCGGCGCTGGTCGTGATGGGCCTGCCCCCGGGCAGCTCGGTCCTCGACCTCAAGACCCAGTTCGAGATGTACGGCCCGATATCCCGCATCCGCATcgacggcgacggcgtcggCTACGTCACCTACCGGTCCAAGGACTCCGCCGACGCCGCCATCGCCGCTTCCCGCGACCCTTCTTTCGGAGACTTTGTCGATTCCGAGAAG GTGCAAGTGTTATGGGCGACCGATACGCTCGCCAAATGGAGGGAAGGAGTTGGAGTCGGTGTCGGagcgaaggaggagaagaatggTTCTACGTCGAAGCTCTTGCGAGCCGAGGTGCCTCTGAGCAGACACGGACGGGGTAATAAGCTCGCTTCGACTATAGTGAATTCTCAAAAGGGCGGTGGCGGTGAATCGTCACTCGAGACGCCTTTCCAAGGCAGAGGAATCGTAGCTTACGACGACATCCTCTAG
- the LOC104433600 gene encoding ultraviolet-B receptor UVR8, whose amino-acid sequence MRHSLVLLKGDPNNRVYGFGSCKRGQLGPTSNRTRSTSLPQAIQGLENIEIVSVVASGDHSAALSSGGRVYTWGRGFPGFSDVHSPIELPSLLRIKQIALGWNHALVLTDGGEALILGGNRHGVLGNLENLGLINHRPDVSALVLERVPGLDGKKVMQIAAGAEHSALVTEDMEVMTWGWGEHGQLGLGSTCDWIEPQQVSLGHTLPDHWAKCSIYCGSGFTFVIRSRTSNGPHQDD is encoded by the exons ATGCGCCATTCACTTGTCCTGTTGAAAG GCGATCCCAATAACCGAGTTTATGGATTTGGGTCATGCAAACGTGGTCAGCTTGGTCCTACCAGTAATAGAACAAGATCGACCAGTCTACCTCAGGCTATCCAAGGACTGGAGAACATTGAGATCGTAAGTGTAGTTGCTAGTGGAGATCATAGCGCAGCATTATCCT CTGGTGGACGAGTATACACTTGGGGAAGGGGGTTCCCTGGCTTTTCTGATGTTCATTCTCCTATAGAGTTGCCTTCTCTGTTGCGGATCAAGCAGATTGCACTTGGGTGGAATCACGCATTAGTGTTAACGG ATGGTGGTGAAGCTTTAATTCTCGGAGGCAATCGCCATGGTGTTCTGGGCAATCTAGAGAACCTGGGCTTGATCAATCATAGACCCG ATGTATCAGCATTGGTTCTAGAGAGAGTTCCTGGTCTTGATGGGAAAAAGGTCATGCAGATTGCTGCAGGAGCTGAACACTCGGCTCTAGTGACAG AGGATATGGAAGTAATGACATGGGGATGGGGTGAGCATGGCCAGCTTGGCTTGGGAAGTACTTGCGATTGGATTGAACCTCAACAAGTGAGTCTAGGCCACACACTTCCAGATCATTGGGCAAAATGTAGTATTTATTGTGGAAGTGGCTTTACCTTTGTGATAAGGAGTCGCACTTCGAATGGTCCTCATCAAGATGATTAG
- the LOC104433597 gene encoding protein PTST homolog 2, chloroplastic isoform X1, giving the protein MRDSGNPDLFPTKKQLIDAGRMDLVEAILREGGWLSLGWDLDGEDESGVQDDCDFRDFRSANLDDFDYGVLQERLIINQESLALEGNGSTGVSPFSSDISGSVSSSCGSVGSLSEDKSGIEGILSRLEKERDMTFGVGLRGKGSDVRDDWLGRTQADETVARCESSSESTSLNSKDIINETGRNFRQHWTPSNVHISRNLLQPDTWRTWSSQRIGCVNPDFEAAEIDVTANRVDKEKELRKSDILKLREINGGPMDRQKESNFSAGEGNHNFIKDRLQHLELELSSVLSSLRSNSTTDEQENLESVADDLQKLSDAWEFQENEIMNAKDKLRSMRAKLAVLEGKMSLAIIDARKIAEEKQRRIDNACRALRLLRTACVVWPNSATEVLLAGSFDGWATQRKMEKSSTGAFSVCLKLYPGRYEIKFIVDGTWRIDPLRPIVHNNGYENNLLIIT; this is encoded by the exons ATGAGGGATTCTGGGAACCCCGACTTGTTCCCCACCAAGAAACAGCTGATTGATGCGGGGAGGATGGATTTGGTCGAAGCTATTCTGAGGGAAGGTGGGTGGCTTTCGTTGGGCTGGGATTTGGATGGCGAGGACGAAAGCGGGGTTCAGGATGACTGCGACTTTCGGGATTTCCGGTCTGCGAATTTGGACGATTTCGACTACGGGGTACTTCAAGAAAGGCTTATTATAAATCAGGAGAGCTTAGCTTTGGAGGGCAACGGCAGCACGGGggtttctccattttcttctgaTATCTCTGGCTCAGTTTCTTCGTCCTGTGGATCAGT GGGATCTTTATCCGAGGATAAGTCTGGAATAGAAGGCATATTGAGTCGgttggagaaagagagagatatgaCATTTGGTGTTGGATTGAGAGGGAAGGGAAGTGATGTTAGAGATGATTGGCTTGGCAGAACTCAAGCTGATGAA ACAGTTGCTAGATGTGAAAGTAGCAGCGAATCCACCTCATTAAACTCcaaggatatcatcaatgagaCAGGGAGAAATTTCCGTCAACACTGGACTCCCTCAAATGTTCATATTTCAAGAAACTTGCTTCAGCCAGATACATGGAGAACGTGGAGTTCTCAGAGGATCGGATGTGTAAATCCAGATTTTGAAG CTGCTGAAATAGACGTCACAGCAAATAGAGTCGATAAAGAAAAGGAGCTCAGAAAAAGTGATATTCTTAAATTGAGAGAGATAAATGGTGGTCCTATGGATAGACAGAAAGAGTCTAACTTTTCTGCTGGAGAAGGTAATCACAATTTCATAAAGGATCGACTTCAGCACTTAGAGTTGGAGCTTTCATCTGTGCTTAGTTCCTTGAGATCTAATTCTACCACGGATGAACAGGAG aaTCTGGAGAGCGTCGCCGATGACCTGCAAAAACTTTCTGATGCTTGGGAGTTTCAAGAAAATGAGATCATGAATGCCAAAGACAAATTGCGTTCTATGCGTGCAAAGTTAGCTGTTCTTGAAGGAAAGATGTCTCTGGCGATAAT TGATGCTCGCAAGATTGCAGaagagaaacagaggaggatTGATAATGCTTGTAGAGCTCTACGACTTCTTCGGACGGCTTGCGTAGTTTGGCCAAATTCAGCCACAGAGGTGCTTTTAGCTGGGTCATTTGATGGTTGGGCCACCCAG AGAAAGATGGAGAAGTCGAGCACCGGAGCTTTCTCCGTGTGCCTCAAGTTGTATCCTGGAAGATATGAG ATAAAGTTCATAGTTGATGGAACATGGAGGATCGATCCATTGCGGCCAATTGTTCATAACAATGGATATGAGAATAACTTGCTTATTATCACATAG
- the LOC104433597 gene encoding protein PTST homolog 2, chloroplastic isoform X2 yields MRDSGNPDLFPTKKQLIDAGRMDLVEAILREGGWLSLGWDLDGEDESGVQDDCDFRDFRSANLDDFDYGVLQERLIINQESLALEGNGSTGVSPFSSDISGSVSSSCGSVGSLSEDKSGIEGILSRLEKERDMTFGVGLRGKGSDVRDDWLGRTQADETVARCESSSESTSLNSKDIINETGRNFRQHWTPSNVHISRNLLQPDTWRTWSSQRIGCVNPDFEAAEIDVTANRVDKEKELRKSDILKLREINGGPMDRQKESNFSAGEGNHNFIKDRLQHLELELSSVLSSLRSNSTTDEQENLESVADDLQKLSDAWEFQENEIMNAKDKLRSMRAKLAVLEGKMSLAIIDARKIAEEKQRRIDNACRALRLLRTACVVWPNSATEVLLAGSFDGWATQSNVLHCRERWRSRAPELSPCASSCILEDMR; encoded by the exons ATGAGGGATTCTGGGAACCCCGACTTGTTCCCCACCAAGAAACAGCTGATTGATGCGGGGAGGATGGATTTGGTCGAAGCTATTCTGAGGGAAGGTGGGTGGCTTTCGTTGGGCTGGGATTTGGATGGCGAGGACGAAAGCGGGGTTCAGGATGACTGCGACTTTCGGGATTTCCGGTCTGCGAATTTGGACGATTTCGACTACGGGGTACTTCAAGAAAGGCTTATTATAAATCAGGAGAGCTTAGCTTTGGAGGGCAACGGCAGCACGGGggtttctccattttcttctgaTATCTCTGGCTCAGTTTCTTCGTCCTGTGGATCAGT GGGATCTTTATCCGAGGATAAGTCTGGAATAGAAGGCATATTGAGTCGgttggagaaagagagagatatgaCATTTGGTGTTGGATTGAGAGGGAAGGGAAGTGATGTTAGAGATGATTGGCTTGGCAGAACTCAAGCTGATGAA ACAGTTGCTAGATGTGAAAGTAGCAGCGAATCCACCTCATTAAACTCcaaggatatcatcaatgagaCAGGGAGAAATTTCCGTCAACACTGGACTCCCTCAAATGTTCATATTTCAAGAAACTTGCTTCAGCCAGATACATGGAGAACGTGGAGTTCTCAGAGGATCGGATGTGTAAATCCAGATTTTGAAG CTGCTGAAATAGACGTCACAGCAAATAGAGTCGATAAAGAAAAGGAGCTCAGAAAAAGTGATATTCTTAAATTGAGAGAGATAAATGGTGGTCCTATGGATAGACAGAAAGAGTCTAACTTTTCTGCTGGAGAAGGTAATCACAATTTCATAAAGGATCGACTTCAGCACTTAGAGTTGGAGCTTTCATCTGTGCTTAGTTCCTTGAGATCTAATTCTACCACGGATGAACAGGAG aaTCTGGAGAGCGTCGCCGATGACCTGCAAAAACTTTCTGATGCTTGGGAGTTTCAAGAAAATGAGATCATGAATGCCAAAGACAAATTGCGTTCTATGCGTGCAAAGTTAGCTGTTCTTGAAGGAAAGATGTCTCTGGCGATAAT TGATGCTCGCAAGATTGCAGaagagaaacagaggaggatTGATAATGCTTGTAGAGCTCTACGACTTCTTCGGACGGCTTGCGTAGTTTGGCCAAATTCAGCCACAGAGGTGCTTTTAGCTGGGTCATTTGATGGTTGGGCCACCCAG AGTAATGTGCTTCATTGCAGAGAAAGATGGAGAAGTCGAGCACCGGAGCTTTCTCCGTGTGCCTCAAGTTGTATCCTGGAAGATATGAG ATAA
- the LOC104433596 gene encoding protein NRT1/ PTR FAMILY 2.13 — protein MGSEDTNTSTKKPPPASLTLLLSTKCFPIKPSSPVLPASNSPENKGSDEVNGHGAASPRLSAKATTAAAIRKKPGGWKAMPYILGNETFERLATFGLLANFMVYLVKMYRMDQVAASNVINIWMGVTNFAPLVGAFISDAYAGRFRTIAFASFASFLGMLTMTLTAWLRQLHPPPCTAPPQSMMNASHPPCVSPSGGQLGVLFLGLGLLSIGTGGIRPCSIPFGVDQFDPATEEGARGINSFYNWYYTSFTVVLLITQTLVVYIQDSVSWVIGFGIPTILMLCSIVLFFFGTRIYVHVKPEGSVFTGIIQVFVVAFKKRRLRVPDAKGGGSEVAKVAYYDPPVKDAALLSKLPLTDEFRCLNKAAMILENDVTAEGGPVSQWTLCSVQQVEEVKCLLRVGPIWAAGIISFTAMTQQGTFTISQALTMDRHLGPRFQIPSGSLVVISFLTIGLWLPFYDRILVPALRKVTGHEGGITLLQRIGIGTVFSVLSMVVAGLVERDRRAHANSHPGQPPISVFWLAPQLILMGFCEAFNIIGQIEFFNRQFPDNMRSIANSLFFCSFAGSSYLSSVVIAVVHRVTGGDGRPNWLVNDLNAGRLDYYYYLLAAMGIVNFGYFLVVAHRYRYKSPLQHNKPHFDVELSRATDV, from the exons ATGGGGTCCGAGGATACCAACACTAGCACCAAGAAGCCTCCGCCTGCTTCTCTCACCTTGCTTCTTTCCACCAAATGCTTCCCTATCAAGCCTTCCTCGCCAGTGCTGCCGGCATCGAATTCTCCAGAAAACAAGGGCTCCGACGAAGTGAACGGGCATGGGGCAGCTTCGCCGCGCCTCAGTGCAAAGGCAACTACCGCCGCTGCCATCCGAAAGAAGCCTGGCGGATGGAAAGCCATGCCTTACATcttag GAAATGAAACATTCGAGAGGCTGGCAACGTTTGGACTGCTCGCGAACTTCATGGTCTACCTGGTCAAGATGTATCGCATGGACCAGGTGGCTGCCTCCAACGTCATCAACATCTGGATGGGCGTCACCAACTTCGCTCCGTTGGTCGGCGCTTTCATCTCCGACGCCTACGCCGGCCGGTTCCGCACCATCGCCTTTGCATCCTTCGCCTCTTTTCTG GGCATGCTGACGATGACCCTGACGGCTTGGCTGCGGCAGCTCCACCCTCCGCCGTGCACCGCCCCGCCACAGTCAATGATGAACGCCTCCCACCCGCCGTGCGTCAGCCCTTCAGGAGGCCAGCTGGGGGTGCTCTTCCTGGGCCTCGGCCTTCTGTCCATTGGCACTGGCGGGATCAGGCCGTGCAGCATCCCCTTTGGAGTCGACCAGTTCGATCCTGCCACTGAGGAAGGAGCGAGAGGGATCAACAGCTTCTACAACTG GTACTACACGTCGTTCACGGTCGTGTTGCTGATAACTCAGACGCTAGTCGTCTACATCCAGGACTCGGTGAGCTGGGTCATAGGTTTCGGGATACCCACGATCCTCATGCTCTGCTCCATCGTGCTCTTCTTCTTCGGGACGAGGATCTACGTGCACGTGAAACCCGAGGGGAGCGTGTTCACCGGGATCATCCAGGTGTTCGTGGTGGCTTTCAAGAAGCGGCGGCTGAGGGTCCCGGATGCCAAAGGTGGCGGGTCGGAGGTGGCGAAGGTGGCATACTACGACCCGCCGGTGAAGGACGCGGCGTTGCTGTCCAAGCTTCCGCTCACGGATGAGTTCAG GTGCTTGAACAAAGCGGCTATGATCCTCGAAAACGACGTGACCGCCGAAGGTGGGCCGGTGAGCCAGTGGACCTTGTGCAGCGTCCAACAAGTAGAGGAGGTCAAGTGCCTCCTGAGGGTTGGGCCGATTTGGGCGGCCGGCATCATCTCCTTCACGGCCATGACCCAACAGGGCACGTTCACCATCTCTCAGGCGTTGACGATGGACCGCCACCTTGGCCCGAGGTTCCAGATCCCGTCCGGCTCGCTCGTCGTGATATCATTCCTCACGATCGGGCTGTGGCTCCCCTTCTACGACCGCATCCTCGTGCCTGCCCTGAGGAAGGTCACCGGGCACGAGGGCGGGATCACGCTCCTCCAGAGGATCGGGATCGGGACCGTCTTCTCGGTCCTGTCGATGGTGGTCGCCGGCCTGGTTGAGCGGGACCGGAGGGCCCATGCCAACTCACACCCTGGCCAGCCGCCAATCTCAGTCTTCTGGCTGGCGCCGCAGCTTATCCTCATGGGCTTCTGCGAGGCCTTCAACATCATTGGGCAAATCGAGTTCTTCAACCGGCAATTCCCGGACAACATGAGGAGCATCGCAAACTCCTTGTTCTTCTGCTCCTTCGCTGGCTCAAGCTACCTCAGCAGTGTGGTGATCGCGGTGGTGCACCGGGTGACCGGGGGAGACGGCCGGCCCAACTGGCTCGTTAATGATCTCAATGCCGGGAGATTGGACTATTACTACTATCTTCTGGCGGCAATGGGGATCGTGAATTTCGGATACTTCTTGGTCGTCGCTCATCGATATCGGTACAAAAGTCCTCTGCAGCACAATAAACCCCATTTCGATGTTGAGCTGAGCAGAGCGACCGATGTATAG
- the LOC104433595 gene encoding dnaJ homolog subfamily B member 4 yields MGVDYYNVLKVNRGATDEDLRKAYKRLAMKWHPDKNPINHKEAEAKFKLISEAYDVLSDPQKRQIYDLYGEEALKSADFQPATPASGRARSNSSFRFDPRDADADADLFDNFFGGSPGGGGGLGGASKARVFGESVERNGNREARRDLPEKKKPPPVESKLVCSLEELYKGGRRKMRISRVVHDEFGNPKSVEETLKIDIKPGWKKGTKITFPEKGNHEPGTIPADLIFVIEEKPHDVFKREGSDLVVSQKVTLLEALTGKTLDLMTLDGRNLIIPVTEIIRPGFEVSIANEGMPVSKDPSKKGNLKIQFDITFPLTLSAEQKSDLTRVLGGAQS; encoded by the exons ATGGGCGTCGATTACTACAACGTGCTCAAAGTGAACCGGGGCGCGACCGACGAGGATCTCCGGAAGGCGTACAAGCGGCTGGCCATGAAGTGGCACCCCGACAAGAACCCGATCAACCACAAGGAGGCCGAGGCCAAGTTCAAGCTCATCTCGGAGGCGTACGACGTGCTCAGCGATCCGCAGAAGCGGCAGATCTACGACCTCTACGGGGAGGAGGCGCTCAAGTCGGCCGACTTCCAGCCCGCCACCCCGGCCTCCGGGAGGGCGCGCTCCAACTCGTCGTTCCGGTTCGATCCgcgcgacgccgacgccgacgccgacttATTCGACAATTTCTTCGGCGGATCGCCCGGAGGAGGGGGAGGCCTCGGCGGGGCGAGCAAGGCTAGGGTTTTCGGGGAGAGTGTCGAGAGGAACGGGAACAGAGAGGCGAGGCGGGATCTgccggagaagaagaagccccCGCCTGTGGAGAGCAAGCTGGTTTGCAGCTTGGAGGAGCTTTACAAGGGtggaaggaggaagatgaggatTTCGCGGGTTGTTCATGATGAATTTGG AAATCCAAAATCAGTTGAAGAAACCTTGAAGATAGATATCAAACCTGGGTGGAAAAAGGGAACGAAGATTACTTTTCCTGAGAAAGGCAACCATGAACCCGGTACCATACCGGCAGATCTAATATTCGTCATAGAGGAGAAGCCGCATGATGTTTTCAAGAGGGAGGGCAGTGATTTGGTGGTCAGCCAGAAAGTGACGTTACTGGAAGCTCTTACCGGGAAGACTCTTGATTTAATGACCTTGGATGGGAGGAATCTCATCATCCCGGTAACAGAAATAATCAGACCCGGTTTTGAGGTTTCGATCGCGAACGAGGGAATGCCCGTTTCGAAGGATCCTAGCAAGAAGGGGAATTTGAAAATCCAGTTTGACATCACGTTCCCACTGACTCTCTCTGCAGAGCAGAAATCCGACTTGACAAGGGTATTAGGAGGAGCTCAAAGCTAG